A genomic window from Aethina tumida isolate Nest 87 chromosome 4, icAetTumi1.1, whole genome shotgun sequence includes:
- the LOC109602515 gene encoding sodium-coupled monocarboxylate transporter 1-like isoform X1 → MTDAVSQHMLSTVDVGEKIVLGLGVADVGAAMQKFGWVDYVMFMCMLLMCMGIGLYYGLLHTSNTAQDYLIGGRAMKVFPVAMSLIASWVSGISLLGIPTEIYVYGVQYLYITGGFIISAIIFSYVFLPVFHGLSLTSIYEYQELRFDKKVRLFGSILFTIGLISWLPLVIYVPALAFNQVTGVNVHLITPIVCIICIFYTSMGGIKAVVWTDVIQIIVMFGSIFLVIIKGTIDTGGFSTIIERNLESDRIEAPNLDLDLHSRHTLLALTIGGFIHTLNSSALNQNMTQRYLSLPSIKSARRSLWIFTFGTILIILLSGYAGLLLFATYHKCDPLTTMLAREKDQLLPLLVMEILGDFPGLPGIFVAGIFSAALSSLSTGLNAMAAVFLEDFYKPFAKNGVSEKTTYYIMKLTVIILGAICVALVFIVEKLGAVLQLTMSFGAISSGPSLGIFTMGVLLPWVNAKGALIGGISGLSFMSWLCIRAQSLIASGDLTFPEKPVTTEGCHYHFTPKHSVPLLNLHLDPLVNITNVTHTDEKFMIYRLSYLWYATMGAGITIIVGLLVSLISKPTDPRDLDPQLLAPCLRKWIKPREFPNEPGDGIIYAYGSKDLNTFDNSELHLEKIKRQDEILIINF, encoded by the exons ATGACGGACGCCGTTTCCCAGCACATGCTGTCGACGGTGGACGTGGGCGAGAAAATCGTGTTGGGTTTGGGGGTCGCTGATGTTGGGGCGGCCATGCAAAAATTCGGATGGGTCGACTACGTGATGTTCATGTGCATGCTGCTGATGTGCATGGGCATCGGATTGTACTACGGTTTGCTCCACACGTCCAACACCGCCCAAGACTACTTGATAGGTGGCAGGGCCATGAAGGTTTTTCCTGTGGCCATGTCCCTGATTGCAAG TTGGGTGAGCGGAATATCACTATTGGGCATTCCTACTGAGATTTATGTTTATGGAGTGCAATATTTGTACATAACAGGTGGCTTCATTATATcagcaattatttttagttatgtaTTTTTACCAGTATTTCATGGACTCTCGCTGACTTCAATATATGAa TACCAAGAACTGAGATTTGATAAAAAGGTGCGACTTTTTGGTTCAATTCTGTTTACTATTGGTTTG ATCTCCTGGCTACCCTTAGTAATATATGTTCCTGCTTTAGCCTTTAACCAAG tgacTGGAGTTAACGTCCATTTAATCACACCAATCGTCTGTATTATCTGCATATTTTACACTTCCATG GGAGGAATAAAGGCCGTTGTTTGGACCGATGTGATCCAAATTATTGTGATGTTTGGCTCAATTTTCCTAGTGATCATCAAAGGTACCATAGACACAGGCGGATTTAGTACCATTATCGAAAGAAACTTAGAAAGTGATAGAATAGAGGCGCCAAA tctaGATTTGGATCTGCATTCCCGACATACGTTGTTAGCATTAACGATAGGAGGTTTCATACATACTCTCAACTCGTCAGCTTTGAATCAAAATATGACCCAAAGATACTTATCACTGCCCAGCATTAAATCAGCCAGAAGGAGCCTTTGGATATTCACATTTgggacaattttaataatacttctgTCAGGGTACGCAGGATTACTTCTTTTTGCAACCTATCACAAGTGTGACCCATTGACAACCATG TTAGCCAGAGAAAAAGATCAGCTCCTGCCGTTATTAGTAATGGAAATTCTCGGTGATTTTCCTGGATTACCCGGAATATTTGTGGCAGGAATATTCAGTGCAGCCTTAAG CTCTCTTTCCACTGGTCTTAATGCGATGGCAGCAGTATTTTTAGAAGATTTCTACAAGCCGTTTGCCAAGAATGGTGTCAGCGAAAAAAcaacttattatattatgaaattaactGTTATAATCCTCGGCGCAATTTGTGTGgcattagtttttattgtggAAAAACTCGGAGCTGTTTTACAa CTTACCATGAGTTTTGGAGCAATTTCATCTGGCCCATCACTGGGAATATTTACTATGGGTGTACTTTTACCATGGGTTAATGCCaag ggGGCACTGATTGGCGGCATATCCGGTTTATCTTTCATGTCCTGGTTATGCATACGAGCACAATCACTGATTGCGTCAGGCGATTTGACGTTTCCAGAGAAACCGGTTACAACCGAGGGCTGTCACTATCATTTCACCCCCAAACATTCAGTACCACTTTTAAACCTTCACCTGGATCCACTCGTGAACATCACCAATGTAACACACACGGA cgaaaaatttatgatatatcgATTATCATATTTATGGTATGCAACTATGGGAGCTGGAATTACCATTATTGTCGGTCTCCTCGTAAGTTTGATCTCTAAACCGACTGATCCTAGGGACTTAGACCCACAATTATTGGCCCCGTGTTTGCGGAAGTGGATCAAACCTAGGGAGTTTCCGAATGAACCGGGAGACGGGATTATATACGCTTATGGATCTAAA gatCTTAACACATTTGATAACAGTGAGTTACATTTggagaaaataaaaagacaagat GAGattcttattataaatttttaa
- the LOC109602515 gene encoding sodium-coupled monocarboxylate transporter 1-like isoform X2 → MTDAVSQHMLSTVDVGEKIVLGLGVADVGAAMQKFGWVDYVMFMCMLLMCMGIGLYYGLLHTSNTAQDYLIGGRAMKVFPVAMSLIASWVSGISLLGIPTEIYVYGVQYLYITGGFIISAIIFSYVFLPVFHGLSLTSIYEYQELRFDKKVRLFGSILFTIGLISWLPLVIYVPALAFNQVTGVNVHLITPIVCIICIFYTSMGGIKAVVWTDVIQIIVMFGSIFLVIIKGTIDTGGFSTIIERNLESDRIEAPNLDLDLHSRHTLLALTIGGFIHTLNSSALNQNMTQRYLSLPSIKSARRSLWIFTFGTILIILLSGYAGLLLFATYHKCDPLTTMLAREKDQLLPLLVMEILGDFPGLPGIFVAGIFSAALSSLSTGLNAMAAVFLEDFYKPFAKNGVSEKTTYYIMKLTVIILGAICVALVFIVEKLGAVLQLTMSFGAISSGPSLGIFTMGVLLPWVNAKGALIGGISGLSFMSWLCIRAQSLIASGDLTFPEKPVTTEGCHYHFTPKHSVPLLNLHLDPLVNITNVTHTDEKFMIYRLSYLWYATMGAGITIIVGLLVSLISKPTDPRDLDPQLLAPCLRKWIKPREFPNEPGDGIIYAYGSKDLNTFDNSELHLEKIKRQDV, encoded by the exons ATGACGGACGCCGTTTCCCAGCACATGCTGTCGACGGTGGACGTGGGCGAGAAAATCGTGTTGGGTTTGGGGGTCGCTGATGTTGGGGCGGCCATGCAAAAATTCGGATGGGTCGACTACGTGATGTTCATGTGCATGCTGCTGATGTGCATGGGCATCGGATTGTACTACGGTTTGCTCCACACGTCCAACACCGCCCAAGACTACTTGATAGGTGGCAGGGCCATGAAGGTTTTTCCTGTGGCCATGTCCCTGATTGCAAG TTGGGTGAGCGGAATATCACTATTGGGCATTCCTACTGAGATTTATGTTTATGGAGTGCAATATTTGTACATAACAGGTGGCTTCATTATATcagcaattatttttagttatgtaTTTTTACCAGTATTTCATGGACTCTCGCTGACTTCAATATATGAa TACCAAGAACTGAGATTTGATAAAAAGGTGCGACTTTTTGGTTCAATTCTGTTTACTATTGGTTTG ATCTCCTGGCTACCCTTAGTAATATATGTTCCTGCTTTAGCCTTTAACCAAG tgacTGGAGTTAACGTCCATTTAATCACACCAATCGTCTGTATTATCTGCATATTTTACACTTCCATG GGAGGAATAAAGGCCGTTGTTTGGACCGATGTGATCCAAATTATTGTGATGTTTGGCTCAATTTTCCTAGTGATCATCAAAGGTACCATAGACACAGGCGGATTTAGTACCATTATCGAAAGAAACTTAGAAAGTGATAGAATAGAGGCGCCAAA tctaGATTTGGATCTGCATTCCCGACATACGTTGTTAGCATTAACGATAGGAGGTTTCATACATACTCTCAACTCGTCAGCTTTGAATCAAAATATGACCCAAAGATACTTATCACTGCCCAGCATTAAATCAGCCAGAAGGAGCCTTTGGATATTCACATTTgggacaattttaataatacttctgTCAGGGTACGCAGGATTACTTCTTTTTGCAACCTATCACAAGTGTGACCCATTGACAACCATG TTAGCCAGAGAAAAAGATCAGCTCCTGCCGTTATTAGTAATGGAAATTCTCGGTGATTTTCCTGGATTACCCGGAATATTTGTGGCAGGAATATTCAGTGCAGCCTTAAG CTCTCTTTCCACTGGTCTTAATGCGATGGCAGCAGTATTTTTAGAAGATTTCTACAAGCCGTTTGCCAAGAATGGTGTCAGCGAAAAAAcaacttattatattatgaaattaactGTTATAATCCTCGGCGCAATTTGTGTGgcattagtttttattgtggAAAAACTCGGAGCTGTTTTACAa CTTACCATGAGTTTTGGAGCAATTTCATCTGGCCCATCACTGGGAATATTTACTATGGGTGTACTTTTACCATGGGTTAATGCCaag ggGGCACTGATTGGCGGCATATCCGGTTTATCTTTCATGTCCTGGTTATGCATACGAGCACAATCACTGATTGCGTCAGGCGATTTGACGTTTCCAGAGAAACCGGTTACAACCGAGGGCTGTCACTATCATTTCACCCCCAAACATTCAGTACCACTTTTAAACCTTCACCTGGATCCACTCGTGAACATCACCAATGTAACACACACGGA cgaaaaatttatgatatatcgATTATCATATTTATGGTATGCAACTATGGGAGCTGGAATTACCATTATTGTCGGTCTCCTCGTAAGTTTGATCTCTAAACCGACTGATCCTAGGGACTTAGACCCACAATTATTGGCCCCGTGTTTGCGGAAGTGGATCAAACCTAGGGAGTTTCCGAATGAACCGGGAGACGGGATTATATACGCTTATGGATCTAAA gatCTTAACACATTTGATAACAGTGAGTTACATTTggagaaaataaaaagacaagatgtataa
- the LOC109602519 gene encoding uncharacterized protein LOC109602519 isoform X1, protein MNYHTFNEIMFEHKDGTVRTGGHQYVMTYSGGVKLIEQILSATLVCLLLFGGQQTKTYFLFGVAAFSLVLAGILTLIHVFTSLERTFSPLYWIEFGFSLSLGFLFLLASTVVWTLNTQWYIIVSVIGYGTSVVFFVDTINQFQLAKSPRARYVWSVPNMPT, encoded by the exons ATGAACTATCATACTTTCAACGAAATAATGTTTGAGCATAAGGATGGTACT GTGCGTACCGGAGGACACCAGTACGTAATGACTTACTCTGGAGgagtaaaattgattgaacaG attttgagCGCCACATTAgtctgtttattattatttggggGACAACAAACTAAAACGTATTTCTTGTTTGGGGTAGCAGCATTTTCTCTAGTTCTCGCCGGAATATTGACGTTGATCCACGTTTTTACAAGTTTGGAAAGAACGTTTTCACCTTTGTATTGGATTGAGTTTGGGTTTTCATTGAGTCTTGGATTTTTGTTTCTACTCGCCTCGACAGTCGTTTGGACTTTGAATACTCAGTGGTATATCATAGTTTCG gtaATTGGATATGGTACATCTGTAGTGTTTTTCGTCGATACCATTAACCAGTTTCAGTTGGCGAAGAGTCCAAGAGCCAGATATGTTTGGAGTGTTCCAAATATgcctacataa
- the LOC109602519 gene encoding uncharacterized protein LOC109602519 isoform X2, translating into MTYSGGVKLIEQILSATLVCLLLFGGQQTKTYFLFGVAAFSLVLAGILTLIHVFTSLERTFSPLYWIEFGFSLSLGFLFLLASTVVWTLNTQWYIIVSVIGYGTSVVFFVDTINQFQLAKSPRARYVWSVPNMPT; encoded by the exons ATGACTTACTCTGGAGgagtaaaattgattgaacaG attttgagCGCCACATTAgtctgtttattattatttggggGACAACAAACTAAAACGTATTTCTTGTTTGGGGTAGCAGCATTTTCTCTAGTTCTCGCCGGAATATTGACGTTGATCCACGTTTTTACAAGTTTGGAAAGAACGTTTTCACCTTTGTATTGGATTGAGTTTGGGTTTTCATTGAGTCTTGGATTTTTGTTTCTACTCGCCTCGACAGTCGTTTGGACTTTGAATACTCAGTGGTATATCATAGTTTCG gtaATTGGATATGGTACATCTGTAGTGTTTTTCGTCGATACCATTAACCAGTTTCAGTTGGCGAAGAGTCCAAGAGCCAGATATGTTTGGAGTGTTCCAAATATgcctacataa
- the LOC109602518 gene encoding uncharacterized protein LOC109602518 isoform X4 — MGVPSPSHGSGYATNIYGIFKIVELVLAVASLVIASEPQWSNDIHMYVVVSFILWFVFSFLFLIFGLASKAEKFMKFSCIPLIIIGVIGAGATGYVGEAYNGKTSFTEDATVIFVGCIIGLLLSILYIIDGILSAIAYKPC, encoded by the exons atgggaGTACCg tCGCCCTCACATGGATCTGGCTATGCAACTAAtatatatggaatatttaaaattgtagaattg GTGTTGGCCGTTGCGTCACTCGTAATCGCATCTGAGCCACAATGGAGCAACGATATACATATGTACGTCGTTGTATCATTTATTCTTTGGTTCGTTTTTAGTTTCCTATTTCTCATATTTGGGTTAGCAAGTAAAGCGGaaaaatttatgaagttttCATGCATACCTTTGATTATAATCGGAGTTATTGGGGCCGGAGCTACTGGATACGTAGGAGAAGCTTACAATGGCAAGACTAGTTTCACTGAAGATGCGACGGTCATTTTCGTTGGATGT atcATAGGTTTACTTCTATCAATCCTCTATATAATTGACGGCATCCTTTCAGCAATAGCATATAAACCGTGTTAA
- the LOC109602518 gene encoding uncharacterized protein LOC109602518 isoform X5, which produces MGVPSPSHGSGYATNIYGIFKIVELAFILLSMLLLSYFGWSGDLGEASIIGCLLLLLISLTLFILGIAERGLFILRTSFIPLVCCFIYALVVSSIQLSKSHLPDETIGGAVCYLLASFVYLADAVLSFIAYRST; this is translated from the exons atgggaGTACCg tCGCCCTCACATGGATCTGGCTATGCAACTAAtatatatggaatatttaaaattgtagaattg gcatttattttattaagtatgcTGTTGCTCTCCTATTTCGGATGGAGTGGTGATTTGGGGGAAGCCAGCATAATAGGTTGTTTATTGTTACTTTTGATATCACTAACCCTGTTCATTTTGGGTATAGCAGAAAGAGGACTTTTTATTTTGCGAACCTCGTTTATCCCACTTGTGTGTTGTTTCATTTATGCTCTGGTGGTGTCCAGTATCCAGCTTTCTAAAAGCCACCTGCCAGATGAAACCATTGGTGGAGCG gtgtgTTACTTATTGGCTTCATTTGTATACTTGGCAGATGCAGTATTATCGTTTATAGCATACAGATCAACCtaa